From the genome of Phaenicophaeus curvirostris isolate KB17595 chromosome 6, BPBGC_Pcur_1.0, whole genome shotgun sequence, one region includes:
- the OTUD1 gene encoding OTU domain-containing protein 1, giving the protein MQLYSSVITHYPAGGTTAAAAAPPSASGVFKVSLPPGPAEAATAATAGPTPAAEGPAEASFAAAAMPAFSSCLEVVPGGARLAARAQGLPGRRPAERALPVRLAARGARPWLPEPGAEPSNRGLRLGEHCRALRAAAARHGPRRDREEEEEAEEEEEEGAGPDARGGAGGSSAERSEKLALYLAEVEKQDKYLRQKGRFRFHVIPDGNCLYRAVCKAVYGDQRLHGELREQTVHYIADHLDHFNPIIEGDVGEFLVGAAQDGAWAGYPELLAMGRMLNVNIHLTTGGRPESPTVSTMVHYLGPEDPTRPSIWLSWLSNGHYDAVLDRVCPNPEYEAWCRQTQVQRRRDEELAKSMAVSLSKMYIEQNACS; this is encoded by the coding sequence ATGCAGCTCTACAGCTCCGTGATCACCCACTACCCGGCGGGCGGGACGACGGCGGCCGCCGCGGCTCCGCCGAGCGCCTCCGGCGTCTTCAAGGTCTCCCTGCCGCCGGGCCCCGCCGAAGCAGCGACCGCCGCCACCGCGGGCCCGACCCCGGCCGCCGAGGGCCCCGCCGAGGCCAGcttcgccgccgccgccatgcCGGCCTTCTCGTCCTGCCTGGAAGTGGTGCCGGGGGGCGCGCGCCTGGCGGCCCGCGCGCAGGGGTTGCCCGGCCGCCGCCCCGCCGAGCGCGCGCTGCCCGTGCGTCTGGCGGCCCGCGGCGCGCGGCCCTGGCTGCCCGAGCCCGGCGCCGAGCCCAGCAACCGCGGGCTGCGCCTCGGCGAGCACTGCCGCGCGCTgcgggccgccgccgcccgccacGGGCCGCGCCGCGaccgggaggaggaggaggaggccgaggaggaggaggaggaaggcgcgGGCCCCGATGCGCGCGGGGGCGCCGGCGGCAGCAGCGCGGAGCGCAGCGAGAAGCTGGCGCTGTACCTGGCCGAGGTGGAGAAGCAGGACAAGTACCTGCGGCAGAAGGGCCGGTTCCGCTTCCACGTCATCCCCGACGGAAACTGCCTCTACCGCGCCGTCTGCAAGGCGGTGTACGGGGACCAGCGGCTGCACGGCGAGCTCCGCGAGCAGACCGTGCACTACATCGCCGACCACCTGGACCACTTCAACCCCATCATCGAGGGCGACGTGGGAGAGTTCCTCGTCGGCGCCGCCCAGGACGGGGCCTGGGCCGGGTACCCGGAGCTGCTGGCGATGGGGCGGATGCTGAACGTGAACATCCACCTCACCACGGGCGGCCGGCCCGAGAGCCCCACCGTTTCCACCATGGTTCACTACCTGGGGCCCGAGGACCCGACGCGGCCCAGCATCTGGCTGAGCTGGCTTAGCAACGGGCACTACGATGCCGTGCTGGACCGCGTGTGCCCCAACCCGGAGTACGAGGCGTGGTGCAGGCAGACTCAGGTACAGCGCAGGCGGGACGAGGAGCTCGCCAAGTCCATGGCGGTGTCCTTGTCCAAGATGTACATTGAGCAGAACGCCTGCTCTTGA